In Corallococcus caeni, the following are encoded in one genomic region:
- a CDS encoding GNAT family N-acetyltransferase, with protein MAPPDLKTVELTPELWPDLEKLFGPNGACGGCWCMYWRIPEGERYDDVRGPDAKRRFKALVASGEAKGVLAYADGEPVGWATFGPRRDFPRLDRAPSFKCDDADAVSSVPCFFIHRNWRNQGVATALLAAVEAAVRRDGPRTLEGYPVKPPRGEARISNGMAYTGTLPFFLKRGYVHVADRPAGKQRVRKALSPARRK; from the coding sequence ATGGCCCCTCCCGACCTGAAGACCGTCGAGCTCACTCCGGAGCTCTGGCCCGACCTCGAGAAGCTCTTCGGCCCCAACGGCGCCTGCGGCGGCTGCTGGTGCATGTACTGGCGCATCCCGGAAGGCGAGCGCTACGACGACGTGCGAGGCCCCGACGCGAAGCGCCGCTTCAAGGCCCTGGTCGCGAGCGGAGAAGCGAAGGGCGTCCTCGCCTACGCGGACGGCGAACCGGTGGGCTGGGCCACCTTCGGCCCGCGCCGCGACTTCCCACGCCTGGACCGCGCCCCCAGCTTCAAGTGCGACGACGCGGACGCCGTCTCCTCCGTGCCCTGCTTCTTCATCCACCGGAACTGGCGCAACCAGGGCGTGGCCACCGCGCTGCTCGCCGCCGTGGAGGCCGCGGTGCGGCGCGACGGCCCGCGCACCCTGGAGGGCTATCCGGTGAAGCCGCCCCGGGGCGAAGCGCGTATCAGCAACGGCATGGCCTACACGGGCACGCTCCCGTTCTTCCTCAAGCGGGGCTACGTCCACGTCGCGGACCGCCCCGCCGGCAAGCAGCGCGTGCGCAAGGCGCTCAGTCCCGCGCGCCGGAAGTGA
- a CDS encoding transposase: MAFLDETGSTFRARLGTTWAPIGTAPTLHRLSRRREVSSIVLLVAPTQWRQPQVLARHFEGAIHAQQVLFALRYFRKRVGHPLLIIWDHLAAHRASQVKDWLSLHPDDFQVEWLPSYAPELNPEEGCNSWVKGRLLNALPLDVAELRHLTRSEFRRLQSRPQVLRSLFRHARLRV, translated from the coding sequence ATTGCCTTCCTGGACGAGACGGGCAGCACGTTTCGAGCCCGCCTCGGCACCACATGGGCGCCCATCGGCACTGCGCCCACGCTCCACCGCCTGAGTAGACGCCGTGAGGTGTCGAGTATCGTCTTGCTGGTGGCGCCGACACAGTGGCGACAGCCCCAAGTTCTGGCGCGCCATTTCGAGGGGGCCATTCATGCGCAGCAGGTCCTCTTCGCGCTGCGCTACTTCCGCAAGCGCGTAGGGCACCCGCTGCTCATCATCTGGGACCACCTGGCGGCACACCGAGCAAGTCAGGTGAAGGACTGGCTCTCACTCCATCCCGACGACTTCCAGGTGGAGTGGCTGCCCTCCTATGCACCGGAATTGAATCCCGAAGAGGGCTGCAACAGCTGGGTGAAGGGAAGGCTCCTAAACGCCCTCCCTCTCGATGTCGCCGAGCTTCGTCACCTGACAAGGAGCGAGTTCCGCAGGCTGCAAAGCCGGCCGCAGGTTCTTCGCTCCTTGTTCAGGCACGCTCGCCTCCGCGTTTAG
- a CDS encoding winged helix-turn-helix domain-containing protein, translated as MGSQHPFRLTPGQLEARRLLAASLLESGWHPVDVADELGVTRGAVSQWSKRLREEGLQALWRKPHKGRPSYLKPAQWRQLARALEAGALKAGFPTERWTLPRVVQFIQRRWGVGYHPASLSEPLHRLGFSAHRPRSQARERDEALIEAWLKRDWPRIKRGLEEAAGRLPSWTRRAARFEPASAPHGRPSALRPRSTA; from the coding sequence ATGGGGTCTCAGCATCCGTTCAGGCTGACGCCCGGGCAACTGGAAGCGCGGCGGCTCTTGGCTGCCTCGCTTCTGGAGTCGGGCTGGCATCCAGTGGATGTCGCCGACGAGTTGGGGGTGACGCGTGGAGCCGTTTCCCAGTGGAGCAAGAGACTGCGCGAAGAGGGCCTGCAGGCACTCTGGCGCAAGCCCCACAAAGGGCGGCCCTCGTACCTGAAGCCGGCGCAATGGAGGCAGTTGGCGCGAGCGTTGGAAGCCGGTGCACTCAAGGCCGGTTTTCCCACCGAGCGCTGGACTCTTCCAAGGGTCGTTCAGTTCATCCAGCGAAGATGGGGCGTCGGGTACCACCCGGCTTCCCTCAGCGAGCCCCTGCACCGCCTGGGCTTTTCGGCCCATCGGCCTCGCTCCCAAGCCCGAGAGCGAGATGAGGCCCTCATCGAGGCCTGGCTGAAGCGGGATTGGCCACGCATCAAAAGGGGGCTCGAAGAAGCGGCAGGACGATTGCCTTCCTGGACGAGACGGGCAGCACGTTTCGAGCCCGCCTCGGCACCACATGGGCGCCCATCGGCACTGCGCCCACGCTCCACCGCCTGA
- the truB gene encoding tRNA pseudouridine(55) synthase TruB — translation MTPGLYLTHKPVGATSFATVRAFQEEAQATRPGRRTALCHGGTLDPFAEGLLLMLVGPATHLFEHLHAAPKVYEARVEWGTEMDTGDLHGRPVHQGAATALTPERLDEALKPFLGWTEQVPPATSAKKLGGEPAYRKAHRGEAVDLPPSRVYLHAARWLSHDLPRTSVLELTCRGGYYVRSLARDLGRALGCGAHLSALKRTAIGPWKDPGPGPRIELHGRDLLPWTSSRVLTDQDVGALRQGQPIPLAPLQPPDWRLPPGYPEPPGPVRGFHQGKLTFLLTPGDGVLTPETELRGGV, via the coding sequence ATGACGCCCGGCCTCTACCTCACGCACAAGCCCGTGGGCGCCACGAGCTTCGCCACCGTGCGTGCCTTCCAGGAGGAAGCCCAGGCGACGCGGCCCGGCCGCCGCACGGCGCTGTGCCACGGCGGCACGTTGGATCCATTCGCGGAAGGCCTGCTGTTGATGCTGGTGGGCCCGGCCACGCACCTCTTCGAACACCTGCACGCCGCGCCCAAGGTCTACGAGGCCCGCGTGGAGTGGGGCACGGAGATGGACACCGGCGACCTGCACGGCCGCCCCGTGCATCAGGGAGCCGCGACCGCGCTCACGCCCGAGCGCCTCGACGAAGCGCTGAAACCGTTCCTCGGCTGGACGGAGCAGGTCCCGCCCGCCACCAGCGCGAAGAAGCTCGGAGGCGAGCCCGCCTACCGCAAGGCCCACCGGGGCGAGGCCGTGGACCTGCCCCCGTCGCGCGTGTACCTGCACGCCGCGCGCTGGCTCTCGCACGACCTGCCCCGGACCAGCGTGTTGGAGCTCACCTGCCGGGGCGGCTACTACGTCCGTTCCCTGGCCAGGGACCTGGGAAGGGCGCTCGGCTGCGGCGCGCACCTCTCCGCGCTGAAGCGCACGGCCATCGGCCCGTGGAAGGACCCCGGCCCCGGCCCGCGCATCGAGCTGCACGGCCGCGACCTGCTCCCCTGGACGTCCTCACGCGTCCTCACGGATCAGGACGTGGGAGCCCTGCGCCAGGGCCAGCCCATTCCCCTCGCGCCGCTCCAGCCTCCGGACTGGCGCCTGCCGCCGGGCTACCCGGAGCCACCCGGCCCGGTGCGAGGCTTCCACCAGGGGAAGTTGACCTTCCTGCTCACACCCGGGGACGGCGTGCTCACGCCCGAGACAGAGCTGCGCGGCGGCGTCTAA
- a CDS encoding AAA family ATPase gives MPLTRLDIAGYRSVRQLHLELGPVTVVVGPNGSGKTNLYRALYLLAAAADGRLARTLAEEGGTPSVLWAGPRDPKKPARVRVTVDLDDLTYELQCGVVPSAPGEPRPTMFTLDPEVKEEHLWAHSGGRRLVLMERKDRTAFIRDADGKRITFPTELWGAESVMDQLSEPHRFPRLSEVQRTLSAWRFYHHFRTDPDALPRHPQVGVRTPVLASDGRDLAAALQTIWEIGDERALEQGIDDAFPGAKLEVRAEDGRFSLFLHMPGLSRPMAAAELSDGTLRYLCLLAALLSPRPPPFLALNEPETSLHPDLLEPLGRLIVRASEYSQVWVTTHAEPLARVISDHSGNAPVHLEKQQGATTVKRDGSGE, from the coding sequence ATGCCCCTCACGCGTCTGGACATCGCAGGCTACCGCTCCGTGCGTCAGCTCCACCTGGAGCTGGGGCCGGTGACCGTGGTGGTGGGGCCCAACGGCAGCGGCAAGACGAACCTGTACCGCGCGCTGTACCTGCTCGCGGCGGCGGCGGACGGGCGGCTCGCGCGCACGCTGGCGGAAGAGGGCGGCACCCCGAGCGTGCTGTGGGCCGGCCCGCGCGACCCGAAGAAGCCGGCGCGCGTGCGCGTGACGGTGGACCTGGACGACCTCACCTACGAGCTGCAATGCGGCGTGGTGCCCAGTGCGCCCGGGGAGCCGCGGCCGACGATGTTCACCCTGGATCCGGAGGTGAAGGAGGAGCACCTCTGGGCGCACTCCGGAGGCCGGCGGCTGGTGTTGATGGAGCGCAAGGACCGCACGGCCTTCATCCGCGACGCGGACGGCAAGCGCATCACGTTCCCCACGGAGCTGTGGGGCGCGGAGTCGGTGATGGATCAGCTCTCCGAACCGCACCGCTTCCCCCGGCTGTCGGAGGTACAACGCACGTTGAGCGCGTGGCGCTTCTACCACCACTTCCGCACGGATCCGGACGCGCTGCCCCGGCACCCGCAGGTGGGCGTGCGCACGCCGGTGCTCGCGTCCGACGGGCGCGACCTCGCGGCGGCGCTCCAGACGATCTGGGAGATTGGCGACGAGCGCGCCCTGGAGCAGGGCATCGACGACGCCTTCCCCGGAGCCAAGCTGGAGGTGCGAGCGGAGGACGGCCGCTTCAGCCTCTTCCTGCACATGCCCGGCCTGTCCCGGCCCATGGCGGCGGCGGAGCTGTCGGACGGGACGCTGCGCTACCTGTGCCTGCTGGCGGCGCTGCTCAGTCCCAGGCCGCCGCCGTTCCTCGCGCTGAACGAACCGGAGACCAGCCTGCACCCGGACCTGCTGGAGCCCCTGGGCCGGCTCATCGTGCGAGCGTCGGAGTACAGCCAGGTCTGGGTGACGACACACGCCGAACCCCTGGCGCGCGTCATCTCGGACCACTCCGGCAACGCGCCCGTGCACCTGGAGAAGCAGCAGGGCGCGACGACGGTGAAGAGGGACGGGAGCGGCGAATGA
- a CDS encoding LVIVD repeat-containing protein, whose amino-acid sequence MAPLSRRLLLLTITLALTGCSTSSSPPAGDAGPHAPVDSGPSSDPDAGEPDAGAPDAGMDTVPWDGGAEALPERTDHVDLGPYSDCAFNLAVGDAVAACDDVSLFNRSTCTAGAFDDLDTTGFYFLDARPNTGYVNNFSGYILRLPLDGAPGTLSGRALTRQEVGAGSFFTAATLPATRFTPARNLVFMGCTRPTPDRINGCYVQCSQGKVGIVGTFTATRPGIRTRGESESSGLSLVSESSVPMGLPVDVYVTKGHAYVVAVGTVSKPGGLAVFDVRDPAHPVLTKTVQLAGDTYWNGVWAKDDALYIASASSGVIVYDISNPADPQYVRAVPNEPLDVHTVHVKGDRLYAMAPSPGDAVLILDVSSPLAPVELNRVSLSMGGSGPHDAFVYEDRLYVSYTELGYLAFDATDSEHVLPLGGYSFDGQYAHASAVGTFAGRTVAFEGGESPGSHLRVLDVTDPANMKLIGEYGLRPEISIHNMILQGTKLYVAYYQEGVRVLDVSHPPKPREVAYFNTYRETDPGHAGGTFEGAIGIRVPGDGFIYTVDTSRGLLILSEQP is encoded by the coding sequence ATGGCTCCGCTCTCCCGCCGACTCCTGCTGCTCACCATCACCCTGGCCCTGACCGGCTGTTCTACCTCATCGTCCCCTCCCGCCGGGGACGCGGGCCCGCATGCTCCCGTGGACTCGGGTCCTTCGTCCGACCCGGATGCGGGTGAGCCGGATGCGGGTGCTCCGGATGCCGGCATGGACACCGTTCCCTGGGACGGCGGCGCGGAGGCGCTCCCCGAGCGCACCGACCACGTGGACCTGGGGCCCTATTCGGACTGTGCCTTCAACCTCGCCGTCGGTGACGCGGTCGCCGCGTGTGACGACGTGTCCCTCTTCAACCGCTCCACGTGCACGGCGGGCGCGTTCGATGACCTGGACACCACGGGCTTCTACTTCCTCGATGCCCGTCCCAACACCGGCTACGTCAACAACTTCTCCGGCTACATCCTCCGGCTTCCGCTCGATGGTGCACCGGGCACCCTCTCCGGCCGGGCGCTGACGCGACAGGAGGTGGGCGCGGGTTCGTTCTTCACCGCGGCCACCCTCCCTGCCACGCGCTTCACGCCGGCCCGGAACCTGGTGTTCATGGGCTGCACCCGGCCCACGCCCGACCGCATCAACGGCTGCTACGTCCAGTGCTCGCAGGGCAAGGTCGGCATCGTGGGCACCTTCACCGCGACGCGCCCGGGCATCCGGACGCGCGGAGAGTCCGAGTCCTCCGGACTCTCCCTCGTGTCCGAGTCCTCCGTCCCCATGGGCCTGCCGGTGGACGTCTACGTCACGAAGGGCCACGCGTACGTGGTGGCCGTCGGGACGGTCAGCAAGCCTGGCGGTTTGGCGGTGTTCGACGTGCGGGACCCCGCGCACCCGGTGCTCACGAAGACCGTGCAGTTGGCCGGGGACACGTACTGGAACGGCGTCTGGGCGAAGGACGACGCGCTCTACATCGCGAGCGCCAGCTCCGGCGTCATCGTCTACGACATCTCCAACCCCGCGGATCCGCAGTACGTGCGCGCCGTGCCCAACGAGCCGCTCGACGTGCACACCGTGCACGTGAAGGGCGACCGGCTCTACGCCATGGCCCCGTCTCCCGGCGACGCGGTGCTCATCCTCGACGTGTCCTCGCCGCTCGCGCCCGTGGAGCTCAACCGGGTGTCCTTGAGCATGGGCGGCAGCGGCCCCCATGACGCCTTCGTGTACGAGGACCGCCTCTACGTGAGCTACACGGAGTTGGGCTACCTGGCCTTCGACGCGACGGACTCGGAGCACGTCCTGCCCCTGGGCGGGTATTCCTTCGACGGCCAGTACGCCCACGCGAGCGCGGTGGGCACCTTCGCGGGCCGCACCGTGGCCTTCGAGGGCGGTGAGTCCCCCGGCTCGCACCTGCGCGTGCTGGACGTCACCGACCCCGCGAACATGAAGCTCATTGGCGAGTACGGCCTGCGCCCGGAGATCTCCATCCACAACATGATCCTCCAGGGCACGAAGCTGTACGTCGCGTACTACCAGGAGGGCGTGCGGGTGCTGGACGTGTCCCACCCGCCGAAGCCGCGCGAGGTCGCGTACTTCAACACGTACCGGGAGACGGACCCGGGACACGCGGGCGGCACGTTCGAGGGCGCCATCGGCATCCGCGTGCCGGGCGACGGGTTCATCTACACCGTGGACACGTCCCGGGGGCTACTCATCCTCTCCGAGCAGCCGTGA
- a CDS encoding LVIVD repeat-containing protein, translated as MTSSLRLLGTGLFACALSLSGCSDNDPPVPDAGTVEPQDAVERTDYVDVVPTEPCMDASYAEPRANCSDSSSFPLAGCDLAAVGAMEPSGVYQAIFRYNATSAFGAGFRLDTVPSFLGRPLVHQEQGPQGFFITGELTTSAKKVQRYALAGCRVPEPGHLTGCFVRCTDGVPDYSGTFHAQRMNLDREKPTGAKAMRLVSETPVAVGDSVDIYVTKGHAYVVSLPRGKEPGGLSVFNVSDPAHPALVTSVSLPNDNYWNGVWAKGDALYVASANSGVIVYDITDPAKPQYVRALPGEALNVHTVFVDGDRLYAMSPSPNGETLLFNVASPLEPQLLSRISVPREAGVSYPHDAFAYQDRLYINHTNTGYVVVDVKRPDVTPVLGIYAFDGQYSHANAVGTLNGRTIAFEGGERFGAHLRVLDVTDPANIQLIGQVKKRPQTSIHNMVLNGTKLYVAWYHEGVRVFDVADPKQPKEIAAFDSFQEAHPRSTSSLYQGAIGIRVPGDGYVYAVDLSRGLLVLAEP; from the coding sequence ATGACGTCTTCCCTTCGCCTCCTGGGCACGGGCCTGTTCGCCTGCGCCCTGTCCCTGTCCGGCTGTAGCGACAACGACCCTCCCGTGCCGGACGCAGGCACGGTGGAGCCCCAGGACGCGGTCGAGCGCACCGACTACGTGGACGTGGTCCCCACCGAGCCCTGCATGGACGCGAGCTACGCGGAGCCGCGTGCGAACTGCTCGGACTCGTCCAGCTTCCCCCTGGCGGGTTGTGACCTGGCGGCGGTGGGCGCGATGGAGCCCTCCGGCGTCTACCAGGCCATCTTCCGCTACAACGCCACCAGCGCGTTCGGCGCGGGCTTCCGCCTGGACACCGTCCCCAGCTTCCTGGGCCGTCCCCTGGTGCACCAGGAGCAGGGCCCGCAGGGGTTCTTCATCACCGGAGAGCTGACCACCTCCGCGAAGAAGGTGCAGCGGTACGCGCTCGCGGGCTGCCGCGTGCCGGAGCCCGGCCACCTCACCGGCTGCTTCGTGCGCTGCACCGACGGCGTGCCGGACTACTCCGGCACCTTCCACGCCCAGCGGATGAACCTGGACCGGGAGAAGCCCACCGGCGCCAAGGCGATGCGCCTGGTCTCCGAGACGCCCGTCGCGGTGGGTGACTCCGTGGACATCTACGTCACCAAGGGCCACGCCTACGTGGTGTCCCTGCCCCGGGGCAAGGAGCCCGGCGGCCTGAGCGTCTTCAACGTGAGCGACCCGGCCCACCCGGCCCTCGTCACCAGCGTGAGCCTGCCCAACGACAATTACTGGAACGGCGTCTGGGCCAAGGGCGACGCGCTCTACGTCGCCAGCGCCAACTCCGGCGTCATCGTCTACGACATCACCGACCCGGCGAAGCCTCAGTACGTGCGCGCGCTGCCCGGTGAAGCCCTCAACGTGCACACGGTGTTCGTGGACGGCGACCGGCTGTACGCCATGTCCCCGTCCCCCAACGGGGAGACGCTCCTGTTCAACGTGGCCTCGCCGCTGGAGCCCCAGCTGCTCAGCCGCATCTCCGTGCCGCGCGAGGCGGGGGTCAGCTACCCGCACGACGCGTTCGCCTATCAGGACCGGCTCTACATCAACCACACGAACACGGGCTACGTCGTCGTGGACGTGAAGCGCCCGGACGTGACGCCCGTGCTGGGCATCTATGCCTTTGACGGCCAGTACAGCCACGCGAACGCGGTGGGCACCCTCAACGGGCGCACCATCGCCTTCGAGGGCGGCGAGCGCTTCGGCGCGCACCTGCGCGTGCTGGACGTCACCGACCCGGCGAACATCCAGCTCATCGGGCAGGTGAAGAAGCGCCCGCAGACGTCCATCCACAACATGGTGCTGAACGGCACGAAGCTGTACGTGGCCTGGTACCACGAGGGCGTGCGCGTCTTCGACGTGGCGGACCCCAAGCAGCCGAAGGAGATCGCCGCCTTCGACTCGTTCCAGGAAGCGCACCCGCGCAGCACCAGCAGCCTCTACCAGGGGGCCATCGGCATCCGCGTGCCGGGCGACGGGTACGTTTACGCGGTGGACCTGTCGCGCGGCCTGCTGGTGCTGGCGGAGCCGTGA
- a CDS encoding response regulator translates to MSTARNDKTLLFLEDDRDLQALVCAYLREKGYQVTPARTAAEAREVLQSRPVDAAIVDGLLPGMTGADFIRELRQTKPDLPVLFASAFWKDLKSHELLTRQLGVARVVHKPYRPEELAVWLEQLFAVAQPPPPPPEALGSMDEAEDAEPVDDFAASLALLSAEYGAKLPERLATLQALLGKGRHGDAAAMDEAYGVVHKLHGTAGSYGFRDVSIAAGALEDVLRPVKTGGMLDWARVDAGFRALEDRVSLPVLAPEPEPEEEVVAAMGTLLVVDEDAALLADAKQMGDREGVRVVTAQTPQEACAAVERQWVDGALLQMSARGLATASALRAMEGHQSLPLAFTSSGGGLQERVHAAHAGASLFLPRPFTQQDFAIAAERLVTARRQERAKVMVVDDDPEAVRALSQALVSDAVEVVGLENAYGLLDALAQHRPDLLLLDVQMPGPSGFDLCRILRLTPEWQELPILLITAQVGLEFRLAAFQAGADDYLAKPVLKEELRARVHARLERARLSRERTERDALTGLMLRRPFVEAVATRLSEARRSDKPLALCFLDVDHFKKVNDQHGHLAGDRVLMRLGRLLGARFRREDLRARWGGEEFVVALLGESLESAKEILSRTAEELAGMSFESDAGKPFHVTFSAGLAVAPRDGTTLDELLRVADARLYRAKENGRNRIETE, encoded by the coding sequence ATGAGCACCGCGCGCAACGACAAGACGCTGCTCTTCCTGGAGGACGACCGCGACCTGCAGGCGCTGGTCTGCGCCTACCTGCGGGAGAAGGGCTACCAGGTGACGCCCGCCCGCACCGCCGCGGAGGCGCGCGAGGTGCTCCAGTCCAGGCCGGTGGACGCCGCCATCGTGGACGGCCTCCTGCCGGGCATGACGGGCGCGGACTTCATCCGGGAGCTGCGCCAGACGAAGCCGGACCTGCCGGTGCTCTTCGCGTCCGCCTTCTGGAAGGACCTGAAGAGCCATGAGCTGCTCACGCGCCAACTGGGCGTGGCGCGCGTGGTGCACAAGCCCTACCGGCCGGAGGAGCTGGCGGTGTGGCTGGAGCAGCTCTTCGCGGTGGCGCAGCCGCCGCCTCCGCCCCCGGAGGCCCTCGGCTCGATGGACGAAGCGGAGGACGCTGAGCCCGTGGACGACTTCGCGGCGAGCCTGGCCCTCCTGAGCGCGGAGTACGGCGCGAAGCTGCCGGAGCGGCTGGCCACGCTCCAGGCGCTGCTGGGCAAGGGGCGCCACGGCGACGCGGCCGCCATGGATGAGGCCTACGGCGTCGTGCACAAGCTGCACGGCACCGCGGGCAGCTACGGCTTCCGCGACGTGAGCATCGCGGCGGGCGCGCTGGAGGACGTGCTCCGGCCGGTGAAGACCGGGGGAATGCTGGACTGGGCCCGGGTGGACGCGGGCTTCCGCGCGCTGGAGGACCGGGTGTCGCTGCCGGTCCTCGCCCCGGAGCCGGAGCCGGAGGAAGAGGTCGTCGCCGCCATGGGCACGCTGCTCGTCGTGGACGAGGACGCGGCCCTCCTCGCGGACGCGAAGCAGATGGGCGACCGGGAGGGCGTGCGGGTGGTGACGGCCCAGACGCCCCAGGAGGCCTGCGCCGCGGTGGAGCGGCAGTGGGTGGACGGGGCGCTGCTGCAGATGAGCGCGCGGGGGCTGGCCACCGCGAGCGCGCTGCGCGCGATGGAGGGGCACCAGTCCCTGCCGCTGGCCTTCACCAGCTCGGGCGGGGGTCTCCAGGAGCGCGTGCACGCGGCGCACGCGGGCGCGTCGCTGTTCCTGCCCCGGCCCTTCACCCAGCAGGACTTCGCCATCGCGGCGGAGCGGCTGGTGACGGCGCGAAGGCAGGAGCGCGCGAAGGTGATGGTGGTGGACGACGACCCGGAGGCGGTGCGCGCCCTCTCCCAGGCGCTGGTGAGCGACGCGGTGGAGGTGGTGGGGCTGGAGAACGCCTACGGCCTGCTGGACGCGCTCGCGCAGCACCGCCCGGACCTGCTGCTCCTGGACGTGCAGATGCCCGGGCCCAGCGGCTTTGATTTGTGCCGCATCCTGCGCCTGACGCCGGAGTGGCAGGAGCTGCCCATCCTGCTCATCACCGCGCAGGTGGGGCTGGAGTTCCGGCTGGCCGCGTTCCAGGCCGGCGCGGATGACTACCTGGCCAAGCCCGTGCTGAAGGAGGAGCTGCGCGCCCGCGTGCACGCCCGGCTGGAGCGGGCGCGGCTGTCGCGCGAGCGCACGGAGCGCGACGCGCTCACCGGCCTCATGCTGCGCCGGCCCTTCGTGGAGGCGGTGGCCACGCGGCTGTCGGAGGCGCGCCGGAGCGACAAGCCGCTGGCGCTGTGCTTCCTGGACGTGGACCACTTCAAGAAGGTGAACGACCAGCACGGCCACCTCGCGGGCGACCGCGTGCTGATGCGGCTGGGGCGGCTGCTGGGGGCGCGCTTCCGCCGCGAGGACCTGCGCGCCCGCTGGGGCGGCGAGGAGTTCGTCGTCGCGCTGCTGGGGGAGTCGCTGGAGAGCGCGAAGGAGATCCTCTCCCGCACGGCGGAGGAGCTGGCGGGGATGTCCTTCGAGAGCGACGCGGGCAAGCCCTTCCACGTCACCTTCAGCGCGGGGCTCGCGGTGGCGCCGCGGGACGGCACCACCCTGGACGAGCTGCTGCGTGTCGCCGACGCCCGGCTCTACCGGGCGAAGGAGAACGGCCGCAACCGCATCGAAACGGAGTGA